AGCCGTGCGTTCGCCATGGCATTGAACATGGCCAAATGCTGCGACGCGTGGTTGGATATTATTTCCGTTCTGAAACCGGCGCCAGGAATGAACCTTGCCCAAAAAGAGGATTTCAAAAAAGAGATCGGAGCCGAGTTTGACCGTTTCAAGGAAAGCCATGGGCCTTGGTTTCAAGATTTCAAGAATTACCGATTCGCTTGGCTGATCGGTGATCCCGCCACTGAAATTCTCAAATACGCGGAAAGCGCATCCGCCGATCTGATTGTTTTGGGGGTCCACTATCGAAATGACAGGCCCTGCTACAACCGACTGGGGGAAGTGGCGCAGCGCGTTTTTCAATCCGCGCCCTGTGCGGTGATGCTGGTGCCAAGCGGGTTGAAGCG
This sequence is a window from Desulfobacteraceae bacterium. Protein-coding genes within it:
- a CDS encoding universal stress protein, yielding SRAFAMALNMAKCCDAWLDIISVLKPAPGMNLAQKEDFKKEIGAEFDRFKESHGPWFQDFKNYRFAWLIGDPATEILKYAESASADLIVLGVHYRNDRPCYNRLGEVAQRVFQSAPCAVMLVPSGLKREKTVSGGREHLRQRIWEGNAS